One genomic window of Halorhabdus sp. CBA1104 includes the following:
- a CDS encoding O-methyltransferase — protein sequence MPTVPEWIEDFATVVGPDPDDVLVEMDEYAEREGFPTVGPAVGGWLELLARMVDAERVFEFGSGYGYSAYWFARALPGDGEIVLTEIDADELALAEEYLDRGEFGATIQYEHGDAIEIVADYDGPFDVALIDNEKTRYREAFEAIREKVAPGGIVVADNAIAGGSIDADAVRGLLAGDRGDADEMSAGIAAVIEALQEDPAFEASLLPVGEGVAVGYRVE from the coding sequence ATGCCCACAGTACCGGAGTGGATCGAGGATTTTGCGACCGTTGTCGGGCCCGATCCGGACGACGTACTGGTCGAGATGGACGAGTACGCCGAGCGCGAGGGATTCCCGACGGTCGGTCCCGCCGTCGGTGGCTGGCTGGAATTGCTTGCCCGGATGGTCGACGCCGAGCGCGTCTTCGAGTTCGGTTCGGGATACGGTTACTCGGCGTACTGGTTCGCTCGCGCGCTCCCCGGCGACGGTGAGATCGTCCTCACGGAAATCGATGCCGACGAACTCGCCCTCGCCGAAGAGTACCTCGATCGCGGCGAGTTCGGCGCGACGATTCAGTACGAACACGGCGATGCCATCGAGATCGTCGCGGACTACGACGGCCCGTTCGACGTGGCCCTGATCGACAACGAGAAGACACGCTATCGGGAGGCCTTCGAGGCTATACGCGAGAAGGTTGCACCCGGGGGTATCGTCGTCGCGGACAATGCGATCGCGGGCGGCTCGATCGACGCTGACGCCGTTCGTGGTCTGCTGGCGGGCGATCGGGGAGACGCCGACGAGATGTCGGCAGGGATCGCAGCCGTCATCGAGGCGCTCCAGGAGGATCCGGCCTTCGAGGCGTCACTGTTACCTGTTGGCGAAGGCGTCGCGGTCGGCTATCGCGTCGAGTGA
- a CDS encoding chemotaxis protein CheC — MSLMIDIRKLALFNKMAKEGGNTVAGHLSQMTDMETEMEITKINFIDIPDIKTHVGDDKQIGISIQLEEPPHGHILFLLNAESAKDLARGMIGDMGGADPDQDGFTEMERSAIQEIGNIMTSGFIDGWANVLDTTIDMSTPTFTYGPGSGMIDELVGDRDSEMALMFDSHVQALDSNVDVKVYTFPQLDELVELMQAIEV; from the coding sequence ATGAGCTTGATGATCGACATTCGGAAGCTCGCACTGTTCAACAAGATGGCCAAAGAGGGCGGCAACACAGTTGCTGGCCACCTCAGCCAAATGACCGACATGGAGACGGAGATGGAGATTACCAAGATCAACTTCATCGATATCCCCGACATCAAGACCCACGTCGGTGACGACAAACAGATCGGCATTAGTATCCAACTCGAGGAGCCCCCACACGGCCACATTCTCTTTCTGTTGAACGCCGAGAGCGCGAAAGATCTCGCCCGCGGGATGATCGGCGACATGGGCGGGGCCGATCCCGACCAGGATGGCTTTACCGAGATGGAGCGTTCGGCGATCCAGGAGATCGGCAACATCATGACCTCGGGGTTCATCGACGGCTGGGCGAACGTCCTCGATACCACGATCGATATGTCCACGCCGACGTTCACCTACGGGCCGGGCAGCGGCATGATCGACGAACTCGTTGGCGATCGGGATTCGGAGATGGCACTCATGTTCGACTCCCACGTCCAGGCGCTCGACTCGAACGTCGACGTCAAAGTGTACACGTTCCCACAACTCGACGAGCTCGTCGAGTTGATGCAGGCAATCGAAGTCTAA
- a CDS encoding universal stress protein, with protein MTTEILVATDGSERAEPVTTRALELAAQIEATVHVLYVVDTRRYGEPALSSVEIVIDQCEDEGKQHVQTLIEDGKRRGIDVEGHCRRGDPTDEIVAMAAEVDVDLVVPCLEDVTPTHLRRHGLDREKIGATQRTLSA; from the coding sequence ATGACTACAGAGATACTGGTGGCGACTGACGGGAGCGAACGGGCCGAGCCCGTGACAACACGAGCGCTCGAACTGGCCGCGCAGATAGAGGCGACGGTTCACGTACTGTACGTCGTCGACACGCGTCGATACGGTGAGCCGGCGTTGAGCAGCGTCGAGATAGTCATCGACCAGTGTGAAGACGAAGGCAAGCAACACGTACAGACACTCATCGAAGACGGCAAGCGTCGCGGAATTGACGTCGAAGGCCACTGTCGGCGCGGCGACCCGACAGACGAGATCGTCGCCATGGCGGCGGAGGTGGACGTCGATCTCGTGGTTCCATGTCTGGAGGACGTCACGCCGACACACCTCCGACGTCACGGCCTCGACAGGGAGAAGATCGGCGCGACCCAACGGACACTCTCTGCGTGA
- a CDS encoding sensor histidine kinase KdpD — protein sequence MDSKRILAGASVSATGMAVFLIALTAATAGLPSIYDFGLAGLGIVVGLLLVATGAGLFAFEELQTAHVIRVAGWNALGVVVLALVLGLVVASPSISLPAAVIADVLGVSAIAHVLIGVNDVRRIRVGELARERQKLAVLNRIVRHNLRNDAQILLGNAETLATSLEDERLANMATTVAETADGLATMNDKLGQFQAAVDHDPTEERTVDLTEPVGAVVEEIQNAYPDATVDTDLSEDCLVRADDKLAVAIHEAIENAVVHGGENVRVTSSREDGRVEVTITDDGPGIPDHELTPLEDDTEITQLEHGTGVGLWVLDTIVDAYGGTLTFDTDDGASVTISLPAA from the coding sequence ATGGATAGCAAACGAATCCTGGCGGGCGCGTCAGTGAGTGCGACTGGGATGGCCGTCTTTCTCATTGCACTGACAGCCGCCACGGCCGGGCTCCCGAGCATCTACGATTTCGGGCTGGCCGGGTTGGGGATTGTGGTCGGCCTGCTATTGGTAGCGACCGGTGCTGGCTTGTTCGCCTTCGAAGAGCTACAGACCGCCCACGTGATCCGGGTGGCGGGCTGGAATGCGCTTGGCGTCGTGGTCCTCGCTCTCGTGCTCGGACTCGTCGTTGCCAGTCCGTCGATCTCACTACCGGCGGCTGTCATCGCCGACGTGCTGGGCGTGAGTGCCATCGCTCACGTCCTCATTGGCGTCAACGACGTGCGCCGTATCAGGGTCGGTGAGCTAGCCCGGGAACGCCAGAAACTGGCAGTGCTCAACAGGATCGTCAGGCACAATCTCCGCAACGACGCCCAAATTTTGCTGGGCAACGCCGAGACGCTAGCGACCAGTCTCGAAGACGAGCGACTGGCGAACATGGCAACGACCGTCGCCGAAACGGCAGACGGGTTGGCGACAATGAACGACAAACTCGGCCAGTTCCAGGCGGCGGTCGATCACGACCCCACAGAGGAACGGACGGTCGATCTCACGGAGCCAGTCGGCGCTGTCGTCGAAGAGATACAGAACGCCTATCCGGACGCCACGGTCGACACCGACCTCTCCGAGGACTGTCTGGTCCGAGCCGACGACAAACTCGCCGTCGCGATACACGAGGCCATCGAAAACGCAGTCGTTCACGGTGGCGAGAACGTTCGGGTGACTAGCTCCCGGGAGGACGGCCGCGTCGAAGTTACCATCACGGACGACGGGCCTGGCATTCCCGACCACGAACTCACGCCTCTCGAAGACGACACAGAAATCACGCAACTCGAACACGGAACGGGCGTCGGACTGTGGGTATTGGACACGATCGTCGATGCGTACGGCGGCACGCTCACATTCGATACCGACGACGGGGCAAGCGTCACGATCAGCTTGCCCGCCGCGTAA
- a CDS encoding 2-oxoacid:acceptor oxidoreductase subunit alpha, translating into MTAHELIWRIAGGSGDGIDSTSQNFAKALMRAGLNVFTHRHYPSRIRGGHTYVEVRAKDEEVTSRGDGYNFLLSLGDSFARNPSEDAYYGNEELKPLAENLDELREGGIIVYDTGLFDEDEVAELNLEERAEENDWHVYPVNLRELAREHGRDVMRNTAGVGVTAALLDMDVSFFEELIRQNMSGDIQEDNLNVLEDAYERAEEFEHTHDLTVPTGENEQELGLMNGSNAIAYGALDAGCRFIAGYPMTPWTEVFTIMSQHMSEFGGIAEQVEDEIAAAALALGASHTGVKAMSGSSGGGFALMSEPLGLAEMTETPIVLVEAMRAGPSTGMPTKPEQGDLEHVLYTSQGDSNRVVFAPAGIKEAYEQTRLAFEIAYDYQIPAIVVYDQKIEGELRSVPIDFFDREPDPDVGEVLSEEEIKEAAHHESGTFKRFDSEVEGGVSPRTVPGQEGGRHLTSGNETNAYGHIEEDPDNRVAQMARRMGKLDSIREELDEKDASNQATRGPDDANYGIITWGSQQGTVFEAVDRLNENGQAVKALGVSDLMPYPETEVTEFLESVEEAVVVEMNASGQFKGLTQKELGRFGDKLSSLLKYNGNPFEPAEIVEGFEAIVENEPEVPGDSTTFVPAAGD; encoded by the coding sequence ATGACAGCACACGAACTCATCTGGCGAATCGCTGGCGGTTCCGGTGACGGAATCGACTCGACGAGCCAGAACTTCGCGAAAGCCCTGATGCGGGCAGGGCTGAACGTTTTCACCCATCGACACTATCCGTCCCGTATTCGTGGCGGCCACACGTACGTCGAAGTACGAGCCAAAGACGAGGAAGTCACCTCCCGGGGCGACGGGTACAACTTCCTGCTATCGCTCGGCGATAGTTTCGCTCGCAACCCTTCCGAGGATGCCTATTATGGCAACGAGGAACTGAAGCCACTCGCGGAGAACTTGGACGAACTCCGTGAGGGCGGTATCATCGTCTACGACACAGGATTGTTCGACGAGGACGAGGTTGCGGAACTGAATCTCGAAGAGCGTGCCGAGGAGAACGACTGGCACGTCTATCCGGTCAACCTTCGGGAACTCGCACGGGAACACGGCCGAGACGTCATGCGCAACACCGCTGGTGTCGGCGTCACGGCCGCGCTGCTCGACATGGACGTGTCGTTCTTCGAGGAACTGATCCGCCAGAACATGTCTGGCGACATCCAAGAAGACAATCTGAACGTCCTCGAAGACGCCTACGAGCGCGCCGAGGAGTTCGAGCACACTCACGATCTGACTGTTCCGACCGGCGAGAACGAACAGGAACTGGGCCTGATGAACGGCTCGAACGCCATCGCATACGGCGCTCTGGACGCCGGCTGTCGGTTCATCGCCGGCTACCCCATGACCCCGTGGACGGAAGTGTTCACGATCATGTCCCAGCACATGTCCGAGTTCGGTGGCATCGCCGAACAGGTCGAAGACGAGATCGCCGCCGCGGCCCTGGCACTGGGTGCGAGCCACACCGGGGTCAAGGCGATGTCGGGCTCTTCGGGTGGCGGATTCGCCCTGATGTCCGAACCGCTCGGTCTCGCCGAGATGACCGAGACGCCGATCGTCCTCGTCGAAGCCATGCGGGCTGGTCCCTCGACGGGCATGCCGACCAAGCCCGAGCAGGGCGACCTCGAACACGTTCTGTATACGAGCCAGGGCGACTCCAACCGTGTCGTCTTTGCTCCCGCTGGAATCAAGGAAGCCTACGAGCAGACCCGACTGGCCTTCGAGATCGCCTACGACTACCAGATCCCGGCGATCGTCGTCTACGACCAGAAGATCGAGGGCGAACTCCGGTCGGTCCCGATCGACTTCTTCGACCGGGAGCCGGATCCGGACGTTGGAGAGGTCCTCTCCGAGGAAGAGATCAAGGAGGCTGCCCACCACGAATCGGGCACCTTCAAACGCTTCGACTCCGAGGTCGAAGGCGGCGTCAGCCCGCGGACGGTCCCCGGCCAGGAAGGTGGCCGCCATCTCACGTCCGGGAACGAGACCAACGCGTACGGTCACATCGAGGAAGATCCGGACAACCGAGTCGCACAGATGGCCCGCCGGATGGGCAAACTCGACAGCATTCGTGAGGAACTCGACGAGAAAGACGCCTCCAATCAGGCCACTCGTGGCCCGGACGACGCCAACTACGGGATCATCACGTGGGGCAGCCAGCAAGGTACGGTCTTCGAGGCCGTCGACCGCCTGAACGAGAACGGCCAGGCAGTCAAGGCCCTCGGCGTCAGCGACCTGATGCCCTATCCCGAAACCGAGGTTACCGAGTTCCTCGAAAGCGTCGAGGAAGCTGTCGTCGTCGAGATGAACGCCAGTGGCCAGTTCAAGGGACTCACCCAGAAGGAACTCGGTCGCTTCGGCGACAAACTGTCGAGCCTCTTGAAGTACAACGGGAACCCCTTCGAACCCGCCGAGATCGTCGAGGGCTTCGAAGCGATCGTCGAGAACGAGCCGGAGGTCCCGGGGGATTCGACTACGTTCGTCCCAGCGGCAGGTGACTAA
- a CDS encoding thiamine pyrophosphate-dependent enzyme encodes MSAFSAIDQDREIDPEEYTPGIEPQATWCPGCGDFSVLKALKQAMPEVGRTPEEVLTVTGIGCSSKLNSYFESYGFHSIHGRSLPIARAAKLANPALEVVAAGGDGDGYGIGGNHFIHTARENHDMTYIVFNNEIFGLTKGQTSPTSPKGHKSKTQPHGSAKDPIRPLSLGLTAGASYVARTAATNPNQAAEILAEAIEHDGFAHVDFLTQCPTWNKDAKSYVPYTDVQQSDDYDFDYTDREEAAQMMYEVESKLYEGEVLTGRFYVDEDRPSYTEEKQATGEMPEEPLAEKYFDDDAEWKRSYDLLEHHT; translated from the coding sequence ATGAGTGCATTCAGCGCAATCGACCAGGATCGCGAGATTGACCCAGAAGAATATACACCCGGCATCGAACCGCAGGCGACCTGGTGTCCGGGCTGTGGTGACTTCAGCGTCCTCAAGGCGCTGAAGCAGGCGATGCCGGAAGTCGGCCGGACGCCCGAAGAAGTGCTGACGGTGACCGGTATCGGCTGTTCGAGCAAACTCAACTCCTACTTCGAGTCCTATGGCTTTCACTCGATTCACGGCCGGTCGCTGCCGATCGCCCGTGCAGCGAAACTCGCCAACCCGGCACTCGAAGTGGTTGCCGCCGGCGGTGACGGTGACGGCTACGGCATCGGTGGGAACCACTTCATCCACACGGCCCGTGAGAACCACGATATGACCTATATCGTGTTCAACAACGAGATCTTCGGGCTGACGAAAGGCCAGACGTCCCCGACCAGCCCCAAGGGCCACAAGTCAAAGACCCAGCCCCACGGCTCGGCGAAAGATCCGATCCGACCGCTGAGTTTGGGGCTGACCGCGGGTGCCTCTTATGTCGCCCGCACCGCCGCCACCAACCCGAACCAGGCGGCAGAAATCTTGGCGGAAGCCATCGAACACGACGGGTTCGCTCACGTCGACTTCCTGACCCAGTGTCCGACCTGGAACAAGGACGCCAAATCGTACGTCCCGTATACGGACGTCCAGCAGTCCGACGACTACGACTTCGACTACACTGATCGGGAAGAAGCGGCCCAGATGATGTACGAAGTCGAATCGAAACTCTACGAGGGCGAGGTCCTCACCGGTCGGTTCTACGTCGACGAGGACCGGCCGTCCTACACCGAGGAGAAGCAGGCTACCGGTGAGATGCCCGAGGAACCCCTGGCAGAGAAGTACTTCGACGACGACGCCGAGTGGAAGCGCAGCTACGACCTGCTGGAACACCACACGTAA
- the lrpA1 gene encoding HTH-type transcriptional regulator LrpA1, which translates to MSAEATAERILDVLEDDAQASYAEIADRVGVSKPTVRKYIQQLEDDGVIVGYSADVDPKKLPSESIAIVGVDVESEAYVEVSRALQDVSAIEALYTSSGDHTLMAEVRATDGDALGDVINDQIEAHEGVAAVHPSFLQERLK; encoded by the coding sequence ATGAGCGCCGAAGCGACGGCCGAGCGTATCCTGGACGTCTTAGAGGACGACGCCCAGGCCTCCTACGCCGAGATTGCAGACCGGGTAGGTGTCTCGAAGCCGACTGTCAGGAAGTACATTCAACAACTCGAAGACGATGGCGTCATCGTCGGGTATTCGGCAGACGTCGATCCCAAGAAACTCCCGAGTGAAAGTATTGCTATCGTCGGCGTGGACGTCGAGAGTGAGGCCTACGTCGAAGTATCCCGCGCGCTACAGGATGTCTCGGCGATCGAAGCGTTGTACACATCCAGTGGCGACCACACGCTGATGGCCGAGGTCCGTGCGACCGACGGCGACGCGCTTGGCGACGTCATCAACGACCAGATCGAGGCCCACGAGGGGGTTGCAGCCGTTCATCCGTCGTTTCTTCAAGAACGACTGAAGTGA
- a CDS encoding DHH family phosphoesterase — protein MRTRLVVGCGRLGATLIDTLSDRPGRVVVVVPGERATALRERFPSVDVTVEDPTEPGVFETLPDADSVLVAGDDPARNLETAELARDAFPAAFLLAYAGLEPPADIRQSLANLADRLVDPPAVFETFLTERVETGETTMHELRKVVADIDGPLAVVMHDNPDPDAIASAVALRRLIEYFGCSAQACYYGSINHQENRAMVNLLEYELRNLDAESDLTEFGGFALVDHARPGVNDGLPEDTPVDIVIDHHPPRGPVSARFADLRSDAGATSTLLVDYYRRLGVDIEPAVATGLLFGIRVDTDEFSREVSVADFEAGAELLANADLGRLERVENPSVSSDTVETIAAAIRRRQRHGSVLLSGVGAINDRDTLAQAADRLLNLEEITTTLVYGIIDGTVYISARSRGTDLDLGETLRAAFGQIGSAGGHAEMAGAQIELGVLESIDGDDPSLVDIVDELVADQFLDVLDLHPSRASLGTYGQSDESAVDVPESDSWVTGGSEPDRRESNVGEWRVRDTQPDEE, from the coding sequence ATGCGCACCCGGCTGGTGGTGGGCTGTGGGAGACTCGGGGCGACGCTGATCGACACCCTGAGTGACCGTCCGGGCCGGGTCGTGGTCGTCGTCCCCGGCGAGCGCGCAACAGCGCTCCGCGAACGATTTCCGTCCGTCGACGTGACGGTTGAGGACCCGACAGAGCCTGGCGTCTTCGAAACGCTCCCCGACGCAGACAGCGTCCTCGTTGCCGGGGACGACCCCGCACGGAACCTCGAAACGGCCGAACTCGCACGCGACGCTTTCCCAGCGGCGTTTCTTCTGGCGTACGCCGGTCTGGAACCACCGGCCGACATTCGTCAGTCGTTGGCCAATCTGGCCGACCGTCTCGTCGACCCTCCCGCTGTCTTCGAGACGTTTCTGACCGAACGCGTCGAGACCGGCGAGACGACGATGCACGAGCTGCGCAAAGTGGTGGCCGATATTGACGGTCCGCTGGCTGTCGTGATGCACGACAATCCCGATCCCGATGCGATCGCCAGCGCCGTCGCATTACGGCGTCTCATCGAGTATTTCGGCTGTTCGGCACAGGCCTGTTACTACGGGTCGATCAACCATCAGGAGAATCGGGCGATGGTCAACCTCCTCGAATACGAGCTTCGGAACCTCGATGCCGAGTCGGACCTCACCGAATTCGGTGGCTTCGCCTTGGTCGATCACGCCCGACCCGGTGTCAACGATGGCCTGCCCGAGGACACGCCCGTCGATATCGTGATCGACCACCATCCGCCACGTGGGCCAGTCAGCGCTCGGTTCGCGGATCTCCGAAGCGATGCCGGCGCGACGAGTACGCTACTGGTCGATTACTACCGCCGACTCGGGGTCGATATCGAGCCGGCTGTCGCAACCGGCCTCTTGTTCGGCATCCGTGTCGACACCGACGAGTTCAGTCGGGAAGTCTCGGTCGCGGACTTCGAGGCCGGTGCTGAACTCCTGGCGAACGCCGATCTGGGCAGGTTGGAACGCGTCGAGAATCCAAGCGTCAGTTCCGACACCGTAGAGACCATCGCTGCAGCGATCAGGCGTCGACAACGCCACGGCTCGGTCCTGTTGAGTGGCGTGGGGGCGATCAACGACCGCGATACGCTGGCACAGGCCGCTGATCGGCTCCTCAATCTCGAAGAGATCACGACGACCCTCGTGTATGGAATCATCGACGGGACGGTCTACATCTCGGCGCGCTCTCGTGGAACCGATCTCGACCTCGGTGAGACGCTGCGGGCTGCGTTCGGACAGATCGGGAGTGCCGGCGGCCATGCGGAGATGGCGGGGGCACAGATCGAACTGGGGGTACTGGAATCGATCGACGGTGACGACCCTTCTCTCGTGGATATCGTCGACGAGCTGGTTGCCGATCAGTTTCTGGACGTATTGGATTTACATCCTTCGCGGGCGTCCCTGGGGACCTACGGGCAAAGCGACGAATCAGCAGTCGACGTGCCCGAAAGTGACAGCTGGGTCACCGGTGGGTCCGAACCGGATCGCCGTGAGTCCAACGTAGGCGAGTGGCGTGTTCGAGACACCCAACCGGATGAGGAATAG
- a CDS encoding CBS domain-containing protein — translation MASADTSSTVEEYMTHEVATVAPDETVGEVARRIAESGDHSGFPVCTGREVQGFVSASDLLLADESVTIETVMSTDLMVGHPEMDVDDAARVILRSGIQRLPVVDDDGDLVGIITNTDVLRSQIERATPEKVDELRETIEDVHDAETGQERRVVSLSTLKPTQTKVYGDELEGRMYEIERGLAEPLVVIDNAGELLLADGHHRTTAAVELGTEEMDAYVITIDEPVDLEMAKTAEDEDMTSIEDITIVDYARHPLVEQTERYQDDE, via the coding sequence ATGGCCAGTGCTGATACTTCGTCGACTGTCGAGGAATACATGACCCACGAGGTCGCGACAGTCGCCCCGGACGAGACGGTAGGTGAGGTCGCACGACGGATCGCCGAGAGTGGCGATCACAGCGGATTTCCGGTTTGTACCGGACGAGAAGTGCAGGGATTTGTGAGCGCAAGCGATCTCCTCCTCGCTGATGAGTCGGTGACGATCGAGACGGTGATGTCGACCGATCTGATGGTCGGCCACCCCGAGATGGATGTCGACGACGCGGCCCGCGTCATTCTGCGATCGGGCATCCAGCGTCTGCCAGTCGTCGACGACGACGGAGACTTGGTTGGCATCATCACGAATACTGACGTCCTTCGCAGCCAGATCGAGCGAGCGACCCCCGAGAAGGTCGACGAGCTCCGAGAGACGATCGAGGACGTCCACGACGCCGAAACCGGCCAGGAACGTCGCGTCGTCTCACTATCTACCCTCAAGCCGACCCAGACGAAAGTCTACGGGGACGAACTCGAAGGCCGTATGTACGAAATCGAGCGGGGCTTGGCTGAACCGCTCGTGGTTATCGACAACGCCGGTGAGCTGTTGTTGGCCGACGGCCACCACCGGACCACCGCTGCTGTCGAACTCGGAACCGAAGAAATGGACGCCTACGTCATCACCATCGACGAACCAGTCGACTTAGAGATGGCCAAGACGGCCGAGGACGAAGACATGACTTCGATCGAAGACATCACGATCGTCGACTACGCCCGTCACCCACTCGTCGAGCAGACCGAACGGTACCAGGACGACGAGTGA
- the acs gene encoding acetate--CoA ligase — translation MNDNDGVGLEARLSDRNYHRPPPRFVGQANASDPAIYDRVGDFPDGFEAYADLLTWETRWDETFDGSDPPFFEWFVGGSLNASVNCVDRHLADRKNQAALIWEGEDGEQRTVTYQDLHRRVNEVAATLREVGVSEDDVVTLHLPMVPALPITMLACARIGAVHSVVFAGFSANALADRLADADSDVLVTIDGYYRRGEWLDHKDKADQALADSATDVETALLWSRHDDLEAGVELAGEDPYVLVDDVLAEKAGADVQPVARDAEDPLFLMYTSGTTGKPKGCQHRTGGYLAYAAGTSKYVLDIKPTDTYWCGADIGWITGHSYIVYGPLALGTTSLMYEGAPDFPDRSRTWEIAERYDVDIFHTSPTAIRQFMKWGSDHLAGHDFDFRHLTTVGEPIQPEAWEWYYEHVGDAEAVVVDTWWQTETGGHLITNLPALADMKPGSAGRPCPGIQPALYEDDGTHIEPESGRAGNLVIERPWPGMLQTVYGDDERFIAEYWQRFSDTESDDWREWVYETGDGAVHGQDGYYRILGRLDDVMNVAGHRLGTMELESAVTEVQAVAEAAVVAREDTERGHVPDVYVVLRDGDEAGADVRKQVVAAVEDQIGAFARPDRVLFVSDLPKTRSGKIMRRVLENISNSEDLGDTTTLRDPTVPEQIRKQVQTGGQPPRT, via the coding sequence ATGAATGATAATGATGGAGTGGGGCTGGAAGCACGGTTGTCGGATCGGAACTATCATCGGCCGCCGCCACGGTTCGTCGGCCAGGCAAATGCCAGCGATCCAGCGATCTACGATCGTGTCGGGGACTTTCCCGACGGATTCGAGGCATACGCCGACTTGCTAACGTGGGAGACACGGTGGGACGAGACTTTCGACGGAAGTGATCCGCCGTTCTTCGAGTGGTTTGTCGGGGGCTCACTCAACGCGTCGGTAAACTGCGTCGATCGACACCTTGCCGACCGGAAGAACCAGGCTGCACTCATCTGGGAGGGTGAAGACGGTGAGCAACGGACCGTGACGTACCAGGACCTCCACCGCCGGGTCAACGAGGTTGCAGCGACCCTCCGTGAAGTCGGTGTGTCCGAAGACGACGTTGTGACGCTTCACCTCCCGATGGTGCCAGCCTTGCCGATCACGATGCTCGCGTGTGCCCGGATCGGGGCCGTCCACTCGGTGGTGTTTGCCGGCTTCTCGGCGAACGCCCTGGCCGACCGGCTGGCCGACGCCGACAGCGATGTACTTGTGACGATCGATGGCTATTATCGCCGCGGAGAGTGGCTCGATCACAAGGACAAAGCCGATCAGGCCCTCGCTGATTCGGCTACCGACGTCGAAACGGCTCTGCTGTGGTCCCGCCACGACGATCTCGAAGCGGGGGTCGAACTCGCGGGCGAAGATCCGTACGTCCTCGTCGACGACGTTCTCGCCGAGAAAGCGGGTGCCGACGTTCAGCCGGTCGCCCGCGATGCCGAAGATCCGCTGTTCCTGATGTATACGTCGGGGACGACGGGCAAGCCCAAAGGCTGCCAGCACCGGACTGGTGGGTACCTTGCCTACGCTGCGGGCACCTCGAAGTACGTGCTGGATATCAAGCCGACGGATACCTACTGGTGTGGTGCAGACATCGGCTGGATCACCGGCCACTCGTATATCGTGTATGGCCCGCTGGCACTCGGTACGACCAGCCTCATGTACGAAGGTGCCCCGGATTTCCCCGACCGATCGCGAACCTGGGAGATTGCCGAACGCTACGACGTCGACATTTTCCATACGTCACCGACGGCGATCAGGCAGTTCATGAAGTGGGGCAGCGACCACCTCGCGGGACACGACTTCGACTTTCGCCATCTCACGACCGTCGGTGAACCGATCCAGCCCGAAGCCTGGGAGTGGTACTACGAGCACGTCGGCGACGCCGAGGCGGTTGTCGTCGATACCTGGTGGCAAACCGAGACTGGCGGCCACCTGATCACGAATCTCCCGGCGCTTGCCGACATGAAGCCAGGCAGCGCGGGCCGCCCGTGCCCGGGGATCCAGCCCGCCCTTTACGAGGACGATGGGACACACATCGAACCCGAGAGTGGCCGGGCCGGCAATCTGGTGATCGAACGGCCCTGGCCGGGCATGCTCCAGACGGTCTATGGCGACGACGAGCGATTCATCGCCGAGTACTGGCAGCGCTTTTCGGACACTGAGAGTGACGACTGGCGCGAGTGGGTCTACGAGACCGGCGACGGTGCAGTCCACGGCCAGGATGGGTACTACCGCATTCTCGGCCGACTCGATGACGTGATGAACGTTGCCGGTCACCGCCTCGGGACGATGGAACTGGAAAGTGCCGTCACGGAAGTCCAAGCCGTTGCCGAGGCCGCTGTCGTCGCTCGTGAGGATACCGAGCGCGGCCACGTGCCGGACGTTTATGTCGTCCTTCGGGACGGCGACGAGGCCGGTGCGGACGTCCGCAAGCAGGTCGTCGCGGCCGTCGAAGACCAGATCGGTGCCTTCGCCCGCCCCGATCGTGTGTTGTTCGTCTCTGATCTGCCGAAAACCCGCTCGGGGAAGATCATGCGACGAGTTTTGGAGAACATCTCAAACAGCGAGGACCTCGGCGACACGACGACGCTGCGGGACCCAACGGTCCCCGAGCAGATCCGGAAACAGGTCCAAACGGGCGGCCAACCGCCGCGAACCTAG